A genomic window from Rhodococcus sp. KBS0724 includes:
- a CDS encoding AMP-binding protein — translation MLIDRVGDQHLGLRTRTQDWTWDEVVHESAARGAYAKSLRAPGPFHIGVLLENEPEFLFWLGGAALTGATIVGINPTRRGAELEAEVRYVDCQLIVTDKAGHEKLAGLDLGLTDDRFILVDDASYAETVAAHRVETPQIDLGVDASTLFLLLFTSGTTGMSKAVRCSQGRLTRLAYANCAKYDIDRDDVCYCCMPLFHGNALMALWAPALSQGATVCLVRKFTASGFMPDVRFYGATYFTYVGKALGYLMATPEKSDDIENTLTHGFGTEASPGDKAEFIRRFGAKLFEGYGSSEGAGSVVLDPNQPAGALGRPANENIVIVNPDTKEERPRAILDEHGHVLNSDESIGEMVDKAGSQKFEGYYKNEDAMAEKIRDGWYWTGDLGYVDEAGFIYFAGRKGDWIRVDGENTSALMIEHILRRHPKVIATGVFAVPDPRSGDQVMAGIEVADLADFDPVEFAAYLAAQADLGTKSAPRFIRVSTNLPVTGSNKVLKRDLQVDRWRSDEPVYHWVGRGAPEYTLMTEADIESLEKEFETHGRSRFL, via the coding sequence ATGTTGATCGATCGTGTGGGCGATCAGCATCTCGGACTGCGGACGCGCACTCAGGACTGGACGTGGGACGAAGTTGTCCATGAAAGTGCTGCCCGCGGTGCATACGCCAAGTCGCTTCGCGCGCCTGGCCCCTTCCACATCGGTGTTCTCCTCGAGAACGAGCCCGAGTTCTTGTTCTGGCTCGGCGGCGCTGCGCTGACGGGTGCCACGATCGTCGGTATCAACCCGACCCGTCGTGGAGCCGAGCTCGAAGCCGAGGTTCGGTACGTCGATTGCCAGTTGATCGTCACGGACAAGGCCGGCCACGAGAAGCTCGCGGGTCTCGATCTCGGTCTGACCGATGACCGCTTCATCCTCGTCGACGACGCGTCGTACGCCGAAACTGTTGCTGCGCATCGCGTCGAGACGCCGCAGATCGACCTGGGTGTCGACGCGTCGACGCTGTTCCTGCTCCTCTTTACGTCCGGAACAACCGGTATGTCGAAGGCTGTGCGATGCAGCCAGGGACGTCTGACCCGGTTGGCGTACGCAAACTGCGCAAAGTACGACATCGATCGCGACGACGTCTGCTACTGCTGCATGCCGCTCTTCCACGGCAACGCACTGATGGCACTGTGGGCTCCCGCGTTGTCACAGGGCGCTACCGTCTGCCTCGTCCGTAAGTTCACGGCTTCGGGCTTCATGCCGGACGTCCGGTTCTACGGCGCAACGTATTTCACGTATGTCGGCAAGGCACTCGGCTACCTGATGGCGACTCCGGAAAAGTCAGACGACATCGAGAACACCCTCACACACGGTTTCGGTACAGAAGCGTCGCCAGGTGACAAAGCCGAGTTCATTCGTCGCTTCGGTGCAAAGCTTTTCGAGGGTTACGGCTCGAGTGAGGGTGCCGGTTCGGTAGTCCTCGATCCGAATCAGCCTGCAGGAGCGTTGGGACGTCCGGCCAATGAGAACATCGTCATCGTCAATCCCGACACGAAGGAAGAGCGTCCCCGCGCGATCCTGGACGAGCACGGCCACGTACTCAACTCGGACGAGTCCATCGGCGAAATGGTCGACAAGGCAGGTTCGCAGAAGTTCGAGGGCTACTACAAGAACGAAGACGCCATGGCGGAGAAGATCCGTGACGGTTGGTACTGGACAGGCGATCTCGGTTACGTCGACGAAGCCGGATTCATCTACTTCGCCGGACGCAAGGGCGACTGGATCCGCGTGGACGGTGAGAACACGTCGGCTCTGATGATCGAGCACATCCTGCGCCGCCACCCCAAGGTGATCGCAACCGGTGTGTTTGCCGTTCCGGACCCGCGCTCGGGTGATCAGGTCATGGCGGGCATCGAGGTTGCGGATCTGGCAGACTTCGACCCGGTCGAGTTTGCCGCTTACCTTGCCGCACAGGCAGATTTGGGAACCAAGTCGGCGCCGCGCTTCATTCGCGTGTCGACCAACCTGCCCGTCACAGGTTCCAACAAGGTGCTCAAGCGTGACCTTCAGGTCGATCGCTGGCGCAGCGACGAGCCGGTGTACCACTGGGTGGGTCGCGGCGCTCCCGAGTACACGCTGATGACAGAAGCTGACATCGAAAGCCTGGAGAAGGAGTTCGAGACTCACGGCCGTTCGAGGTTCCTGTGA
- a CDS encoding class I adenylate-forming enzyme family protein encodes MTAPADPQLLLDQAVSRLTGPGGPFEIVEEEVLGTVMPVMKNRGHAIGELISASRAWGDGDYLVTSDRRISFTEHADAVAALATALRDKYGVRKGDRVGILAANNPEWVMTFFATQALGAIAVGLNGWWVPREVTHGIELSSPKVLVVDAKRGAALPELPSGIAVLTMEEDLPALIAEYAGAEVPVVDIDEDDPAVILFTSGTSGRPKGALHSHRNVMAVVDYHKYSDAIGAAFTGREYDGSKPSPLRYLLTSPLFHIASLHNLVVPRLATGSAVVMIDGGFDVDKVLGLVERERITNWGAVPTMASRLLEHGNIGKYDVSSLTAFSLASAPSSPAFKERLKEQVPFARNALVDSYGLTECSTAIAVAVGAELEEFPGTLGRPIITVSMEIRDPFGEWLPDGIEGEVCVRSPFVMLGYWENEEATASAISPGRWLRTGDFGVIENGRLRLTGRRSDLILRGGENVYPTEIEQTLDEHPDVIECAVIGMPHPDLGQEVSAVVVLRPGSTTTEDDLREYAAERLSYFKVPSKWRITGDLLPRNATGKMVRREITV; translated from the coding sequence ATGACTGCCCCCGCAGATCCGCAGTTGCTCCTGGACCAGGCGGTCTCGCGCCTCACCGGTCCCGGTGGGCCGTTCGAGATCGTCGAAGAAGAGGTTCTCGGCACCGTCATGCCCGTGATGAAGAATCGCGGGCATGCCATCGGCGAGCTCATCTCCGCGTCTCGGGCCTGGGGCGACGGCGACTACCTGGTCACCAGCGACCGTCGTATCTCGTTCACGGAGCACGCCGACGCCGTAGCCGCGCTCGCGACTGCACTGCGAGACAAGTACGGCGTCCGCAAGGGCGATCGCGTGGGAATCCTCGCCGCCAACAACCCCGAGTGGGTCATGACCTTTTTCGCGACGCAGGCGCTCGGCGCCATCGCGGTCGGCCTCAACGGCTGGTGGGTTCCGCGCGAGGTCACACACGGCATCGAGCTGTCGAGCCCGAAGGTGCTGGTAGTCGACGCGAAGCGCGGCGCTGCGCTTCCTGAGTTGCCGTCGGGCATCGCGGTCCTGACCATGGAAGAGGATCTGCCCGCCCTCATCGCCGAATACGCCGGCGCCGAGGTGCCCGTCGTAGACATCGACGAGGACGATCCGGCTGTCATCCTGTTCACCAGTGGCACCAGCGGCCGCCCCAAGGGCGCGCTCCACTCGCACCGCAACGTGATGGCTGTTGTCGACTACCACAAGTACAGCGACGCTATCGGCGCTGCATTCACGGGACGGGAGTACGACGGTTCCAAGCCCAGCCCGCTGCGCTACCTGCTGACGTCTCCCCTGTTCCACATCGCGAGCCTCCACAACCTGGTCGTCCCGCGTCTGGCCACCGGCAGCGCAGTCGTGATGATCGACGGCGGCTTCGACGTGGACAAGGTACTCGGCCTGGTCGAGCGCGAACGAATCACCAATTGGGGCGCCGTTCCTACCATGGCGTCGCGGTTGCTCGAGCACGGCAACATCGGCAAGTACGACGTTTCGTCCCTGACGGCTTTCTCGCTGGCGTCCGCTCCGTCGTCACCGGCGTTCAAGGAGCGACTCAAGGAGCAGGTTCCGTTCGCGCGCAACGCTCTCGTCGACAGCTACGGTCTCACCGAGTGCAGCACGGCCATCGCCGTTGCCGTCGGAGCCGAACTCGAAGAATTCCCCGGCACTCTCGGACGCCCCATCATCACTGTGTCCATGGAAATCCGTGACCCCTTCGGTGAGTGGCTCCCCGACGGCATCGAGGGCGAGGTCTGCGTACGCAGCCCGTTCGTCATGCTCGGATACTGGGAGAACGAAGAGGCCACTGCCTCGGCTATTTCTCCCGGACGCTGGCTTCGCACCGGTGATTTCGGTGTCATCGAGAACGGCCGTCTCCGTCTGACCGGCCGCCGTTCCGACCTCATCCTGCGTGGCGGCGAGAACGTCTACCCCACCGAGATCGAGCAGACCCTCGACGAGCATCCCGATGTCATCGAGTGCGCCGTCATCGGTATGCCTCACCCGGACCTCGGCCAGGAGGTGTCAGCCGTGGTCGTCCTGCGTCCCGGCTCGACCACCACAGAAGACGACCTCCGGGAATACGCTGCCGAGCGCCTGTCCTACTTCAAGGTGCCGTCGAAGTGGCGTATCACCGGCGATCTGTTGCCCCGCAACGCAACCGGAAAGATGGTTCGCCGCGAGATCACGGTATGA
- a CDS encoding nuclear transport factor 2 family protein, with protein sequence MTEELSRIVAESAIRDLLCEYTHLIDQGRLREVAALFAHSDYGQCGPDGVATTVISSDADAVFAACTGFIRMYGTPPTPKTKHLLTNTRVSVEGNEASALSYITVIQGTEDFALQPILSGRYFDRFTCVDGSWQFTSRLFCMDSMGELSAHANRSL encoded by the coding sequence ATGACCGAAGAGCTGTCACGGATCGTCGCCGAGTCGGCGATCCGTGACTTGCTCTGCGAGTACACGCACCTGATCGATCAGGGCAGGTTGCGTGAAGTCGCAGCATTATTCGCACACTCCGATTACGGCCAGTGCGGACCCGACGGCGTCGCCACCACTGTCATTTCGTCCGACGCCGACGCTGTGTTTGCAGCGTGCACCGGCTTCATCCGGATGTACGGCACTCCCCCGACCCCGAAAACCAAGCACCTGTTGACCAATACCCGCGTATCGGTCGAGGGGAACGAGGCCTCGGCGCTGTCCTACATCACGGTCATTCAGGGCACCGAAGATTTTGCCCTGCAACCCATTCTGTCGGGTCGCTATTTCGATCGATTCACGTGCGTTGACGGATCGTGGCAGTTCACATCACGACTTTTCTGCATGGACAGCATGGGCGAGTTGTCAGCTCACGCCAACCGATCACTCTGA
- a CDS encoding EthD domain-containing protein: MFKAIALLTRRPGLSREEFIDYYENNHAPLITETFPQIIEYRRNFPDLSQVLRTEDTPDPTFDVITEMWFQDKDGYADMLATHARPEVGNRIRADEANFLDQTKIIQFVVDECQLPQS; this comes from the coding sequence ATGTTCAAAGCAATCGCATTGCTCACTCGTAGGCCTGGACTCTCGAGGGAAGAGTTCATCGACTACTACGAGAACAACCATGCCCCGCTGATTACCGAAACCTTCCCGCAGATCATCGAATACCGCCGGAACTTCCCCGATCTCAGTCAGGTTCTGCGCACCGAGGATACCCCCGACCCGACATTTGATGTCATCACCGAAATGTGGTTCCAGGACAAGGACGGGTACGCCGACATGCTGGCCACTCACGCTCGACCGGAGGTCGGCAACCGCATCCGAGCCGACGAAGCCAACTTCCTGGATCAGACCAAGATCATTCAATTCGTCGTCGACGAGTGCCAGCTGCCGCAGAGCTGA
- a CDS encoding TIGR03619 family F420-dependent LLM class oxidoreductase: MEIGVNVLGLEALFEGKIRPVLDFAAAADRVGVDLICTGDHLGFNADSHAQRVSEHNFLFPLDHPWYEPISLLSSIAAVTERARLGVSVLIATVRPPALLAKQVATLDALSDGRVTMGFGVGWQEAEYTATNMPFDARFGRMEETVAACRELWTHAPATFKGRDFSFENYHSIPLSTQERVPVLFGFGPSQRNFDRIARVADGWTVNPADLATFTDSVALLRNTFEAHDRDPDTARVQVSASPVRRDNGSVDLEATAEKAHDWSDRGASVVVFRPVVFDCAAEELPELLDWMISVREA, from the coding sequence ATGGAAATCGGTGTCAACGTATTGGGCCTCGAAGCGCTGTTCGAGGGAAAGATCAGACCAGTCCTCGATTTTGCCGCTGCCGCCGATCGCGTCGGGGTCGACTTGATCTGCACGGGTGATCACCTCGGGTTCAATGCCGATTCCCATGCGCAGCGCGTCAGCGAACACAACTTCCTGTTTCCACTCGATCATCCTTGGTACGAGCCGATTTCACTGCTCTCGTCAATCGCCGCAGTCACCGAACGCGCTCGCCTCGGAGTGTCTGTTCTGATCGCGACAGTTCGCCCACCGGCACTGCTCGCCAAACAAGTTGCCACCCTCGACGCGCTGTCGGACGGGCGCGTGACGATGGGCTTCGGAGTCGGCTGGCAGGAGGCCGAATACACCGCTACGAACATGCCTTTCGACGCCAGGTTCGGGCGCATGGAGGAAACCGTCGCAGCGTGCCGCGAACTCTGGACGCACGCACCCGCCACCTTCAAGGGCCGCGACTTCTCCTTCGAGAACTACCACAGCATCCCGCTCTCGACCCAAGAGCGCGTTCCCGTCCTGTTCGGGTTCGGGCCCAGCCAGCGAAACTTCGACCGTATCGCACGCGTCGCCGACGGCTGGACCGTCAACCCAGCCGACTTGGCCACCTTCACGGACAGTGTTGCACTGCTGCGCAACACATTCGAAGCACACGACCGCGATCCGGACACCGCTCGCGTGCAGGTTTCTGCTTCACCGGTTCGACGCGACAACGGAAGCGTCGACCTCGAAGCCACCGCGGAGAAGGCTCACGACTGGTCTGATCGTGGCGCATCCGTCGTTGTCTTCCGTCCAGTCGTATTCGACTGCGCTGCCGAAGAACTACCGGAACTGCTCGACTGGATGATCAGCGTCAGGGAGGCGTGA
- a CDS encoding nuclear transport factor 2 family protein, with the protein MDQSLQDLLDKQAIREVVMTYARGIDRLDFDLVRSAYHPDAIDHHTGFDGNIDEYIAWVKPKLSVIGGTMHHIGNHLVELHGDHAISEAYSMSTHWGGPEGVGMINFTSGARFIDHMERRNGRWAIKERWAVREWTRSDEGRFVDPESAGPRGRRDGADPLAALRSSLSKKSDFSD; encoded by the coding sequence ATGGACCAATCGCTACAGGATCTGTTGGACAAGCAGGCTATTCGCGAAGTAGTCATGACGTATGCCCGTGGCATCGATCGGCTCGACTTCGATCTCGTTCGTAGCGCCTATCACCCCGATGCCATCGATCATCACACCGGATTCGACGGCAACATCGACGAATACATTGCCTGGGTGAAGCCGAAGCTCTCCGTCATCGGCGGCACCATGCATCACATCGGCAACCACCTCGTCGAACTGCATGGTGATCACGCAATCAGCGAGGCGTACTCGATGTCTACGCACTGGGGCGGCCCCGAAGGCGTCGGGATGATCAACTTCACCAGCGGCGCACGCTTCATCGACCACATGGAGCGTCGAAACGGACGTTGGGCGATCAAGGAACGCTGGGCCGTACGCGAATGGACCCGCTCCGATGAAGGCCGTTTCGTGGATCCCGAGAGCGCCGGCCCGCGAGGCCGACGCGACGGTGCAGATCCACTTGCCGCGTTGAGGAGCTCCCTTTCAAAGAAATCGGACTTTTCCGACTGA
- a CDS encoding HNH endonuclease signature motif containing protein, which translates to MFDPGVGIFGSSAQLSGTETDCALVDLMAELHACEAMLVERKLAVVAEFFTRRSGEQVEGGAWTSSAHELAESEVGAVLTMGRAAAGKLIGLGFALKTRLHRTRAAMARGELDFYRVSLIESATANVGDELIDEVERLLLKQVLAPPVDGGIGLTGRRLTAAIDRIVARVDPEGLRERRRRAVADRFVDGMARILGSIPAEQARAFDGRLRELAMSVCRHDSRTYEQRRADALGVLVSGSTVFVCDCGRDDCPQDRSGLVVVRRPLVHVVMYETTLRADGDTPDANEPAHLDWYGVISADHARDIAKDATVREVRVPEAPVPASAFVYRPGAALDTWLRVLSGSCQWPHCDVSAWNCDLDHRVPFNHTDPTQGGRTVASNLSAFCRNHHRLKHSGSWQLDPNPDRSITLTSQTGHCYRTRAAGLLAGMQDPPPQEGGTRRRTRLENKAARIRAERKHQQAKIRHRTAKRSDRKRRQTFPISTPAKRAPDKPVDYGNDPPPF; encoded by the coding sequence ATGTTCGATCCGGGGGTGGGGATTTTCGGTAGCTCGGCGCAGCTGAGTGGTACCGAAACCGACTGTGCCCTCGTTGATCTGATGGCTGAGTTGCATGCGTGTGAGGCGATGTTGGTCGAGCGGAAGTTGGCGGTGGTGGCGGAGTTCTTCACCCGCCGTAGCGGCGAGCAGGTCGAGGGCGGTGCGTGGACGTCGTCGGCGCACGAGTTGGCCGAATCCGAGGTCGGCGCGGTGTTGACGATGGGCCGCGCCGCGGCCGGGAAGCTCATCGGGTTGGGGTTCGCTTTGAAGACGCGGTTGCATCGGACGCGGGCGGCGATGGCGCGCGGTGAACTCGACTTCTATCGGGTGTCGTTGATCGAGTCGGCGACCGCGAATGTCGGTGACGAGTTGATCGACGAGGTCGAACGGTTGCTCCTCAAGCAGGTGTTGGCCCCACCCGTGGACGGTGGGATCGGGTTGACGGGTCGCCGATTGACGGCGGCGATCGACCGGATTGTCGCCCGGGTTGATCCGGAAGGTCTGCGGGAGCGCCGACGCCGCGCTGTGGCCGACAGGTTTGTCGACGGCATGGCCCGCATTTTGGGCAGTATTCCAGCGGAGCAAGCTCGGGCCTTTGACGGACGGTTGCGGGAATTGGCGATGTCGGTCTGCCGTCATGACTCCCGCACCTATGAGCAGCGCCGCGCCGACGCGCTCGGGGTACTGGTGAGCGGTTCGACGGTGTTTGTGTGCGACTGCGGCCGTGATGATTGCCCGCAGGACCGCAGTGGCCTCGTTGTTGTGCGCCGGCCGTTGGTGCATGTGGTGATGTACGAAACCACTCTGCGGGCCGACGGCGACACCCCAGACGCGAACGAACCCGCTCATCTGGACTGGTACGGGGTGATCAGTGCTGACCATGCCCGCGACATCGCGAAAGACGCCACCGTGCGCGAAGTACGAGTACCGGAAGCACCTGTGCCTGCATCGGCGTTTGTGTACCGTCCCGGCGCGGCACTCGACACCTGGCTGCGGGTGTTGTCGGGCAGTTGCCAGTGGCCGCACTGTGACGTCTCGGCCTGGAACTGCGACCTCGACCACCGAGTTCCGTTCAACCACACCGATCCGACGCAGGGCGGGCGGACGGTGGCGTCGAATCTGAGCGCGTTCTGCCGGAACCACCACCGCCTCAAGCACTCCGGATCCTGGCAGCTCGACCCGAATCCGGATCGCAGTATCACCCTGACCTCGCAGACCGGGCACTGCTACCGAACCCGAGCGGCCGGGCTACTCGCCGGGATGCAGGATCCACCGCCACAGGAAGGCGGCACCCGGCGACGGACTCGGCTGGAGAACAAAGCTGCCCGCATCCGGGCCGAACGGAAACATCAACAAGCAAAGATCCGGCACCGCACGGCGAAACGATCGGATCGGAAACGCCGGCAGACTTTTCCGATCTCGACACCGGCAAAGCGCGCGCCCGACAAACCCGTTGACTACGGCAACGACCCGCCACCGTTCTGA
- a CDS encoding FAD-dependent oxidoreductase — MSARHPVAPLNIHDVEKFEHETEVLVIGYGCAGAAAALEASDRGSDVILLERASGGGGSSALSGGEIYLGGGTETQRACGFSDTPEDMAAYLMAALGPDADKEKIDAYAQGSLEHYQWLVDHGVPFKPSLWDSPTWVPPTDDGLMWLGENSWPYDKLAKPAPRGHRVTADGFGGKVLMAKLSEQVAARNIGVHTDTYATRLIMDGDRVAGVSARSFGKTVTYRARRGVVLTTGGFADNAEMVAQHAPQLVGLGVNSDGGDDGRGIVIAQAVGAAVKHMSAGQVGITLVPAMMVRGMIVNNVGQRFINEDVYPGLVGQAALYRHSLDVWVILDEQAYEEVPEVERWGVQPHFVAETLEELEKEIGMPTGALVTTVGEYNKHAADGVDPYFHKSERWLRPLQSPFAAIDVRRGMAPPELGASGGGGAEVFTTGGLWTTVDGRVLNLDGEAIPGLFAAGRATSGLHSWGYISGTSLGDGTFFGRRAGISAVGG; from the coding sequence ATGAGCGCACGCCATCCCGTAGCCCCACTGAATATCCACGACGTAGAGAAGTTCGAACACGAAACCGAGGTCCTCGTCATCGGATACGGCTGCGCGGGTGCAGCGGCGGCGTTGGAAGCATCCGATCGCGGCAGCGACGTGATTCTGCTCGAACGGGCAAGTGGTGGCGGCGGATCGTCCGCACTGTCCGGTGGCGAAATCTATCTCGGCGGCGGCACCGAAACGCAGCGTGCGTGCGGATTCTCGGATACTCCCGAAGATATGGCGGCCTACCTCATGGCTGCGCTCGGGCCGGACGCCGACAAAGAGAAAATCGATGCCTACGCCCAGGGCAGTTTGGAGCATTATCAGTGGTTGGTCGACCACGGCGTGCCATTCAAACCGTCGCTGTGGGACTCTCCGACGTGGGTGCCGCCCACCGATGACGGTTTGATGTGGCTGGGTGAAAACAGCTGGCCTTACGACAAACTCGCCAAACCAGCTCCGCGTGGTCACCGCGTCACCGCCGATGGCTTCGGCGGCAAGGTGCTAATGGCAAAACTCTCCGAACAGGTGGCGGCACGCAACATCGGCGTACACACCGATACATACGCCACCCGCCTCATCATGGACGGCGACCGCGTCGCTGGAGTAAGCGCACGTAGTTTCGGCAAGACGGTCACGTACCGCGCGCGACGCGGAGTTGTTCTCACAACAGGTGGCTTCGCCGACAATGCCGAAATGGTGGCTCAACACGCACCACAACTCGTGGGATTAGGAGTGAACAGCGACGGTGGTGACGACGGCCGGGGCATCGTTATCGCTCAAGCAGTCGGAGCTGCAGTCAAACACATGTCTGCCGGCCAGGTGGGAATCACACTGGTTCCCGCAATGATGGTGCGGGGCATGATCGTCAACAATGTCGGGCAACGTTTCATCAACGAGGACGTCTATCCCGGTTTGGTCGGACAGGCCGCATTGTACCGGCACAGCCTCGATGTCTGGGTCATTCTCGACGAGCAGGCGTACGAAGAAGTGCCCGAAGTGGAACGTTGGGGTGTGCAGCCACATTTTGTGGCGGAAACCCTCGAAGAGCTCGAGAAAGAGATCGGGATGCCCACCGGAGCGTTGGTCACCACTGTCGGCGAGTACAACAAGCATGCAGCAGATGGAGTCGACCCGTACTTCCACAAATCAGAACGGTGGTTGCGTCCGCTCCAATCTCCTTTCGCGGCAATTGATGTCCGACGCGGGATGGCGCCTCCCGAGCTTGGAGCATCGGGAGGTGGCGGCGCCGAGGTATTCACGACCGGCGGTTTGTGGACCACTGTCGACGGCCGCGTCCTCAATTTGGACGGTGAGGCCATCCCTGGACTGTTCGCCGCTGGCCGAGCAACATCCGGCCTGCATTCTTGGGGATACATCAGCGGAACATCCTTGGGCGACGGCACCTTCTTCGGTCGCAGGGCAGGAATCTCGGCTGTCGGCGGATAG
- a CDS encoding aldehyde dehydrogenase gives MEIEHSTLFIDGDWAKPAAGGVIQVASPATEQLFGSFPESSTADVDSAVAAAGRALRSSEWANLDGSERAAILDRFADAVERRSEERATLVSRQNGMPITLARFAEGDAPVQLLRYYSDLIRSSSVEEVRQSLSSAGTTIVRKEPVGVVAAIAPWNYPAILSMFKIAPALAAGCTVVLKPSPETTLDSYLLAEAAVEAGLPPGVLNVVTGGPDIGQYLVAHPGVSKVAFTGSTPAGRHIGRVCGELLRPVTLELGGKSAALILDDADIETTVAGLATASLLNSGQTCYMSTRILAPAHRYSEFLDAVTAMAASLPIGDPADADTFVGPLVSERQYKRVLSMIDAGSAEGATVTTGGKRPAHLDRGWFVEPTVFGNLSNDANIAKEEVFGPVLTVIPYSEEADAIALANDSEYGLGGTVWTADRDRGIDVARKVESGSFGVNTYGLDWGSPFGGVKASGVGRELGPEGLASYYSLKSIFLPE, from the coding sequence ATGGAAATTGAGCATTCGACTCTCTTCATCGACGGCGACTGGGCAAAGCCTGCGGCGGGCGGCGTCATTCAGGTAGCTTCACCGGCTACCGAACAATTGTTTGGCAGTTTTCCGGAATCTTCGACGGCAGATGTCGACTCGGCGGTCGCTGCGGCCGGCCGAGCACTGCGCTCCTCGGAGTGGGCAAACCTCGACGGATCCGAGCGTGCCGCGATTCTCGACAGGTTTGCAGATGCAGTCGAACGGCGATCGGAGGAGCGTGCCACTCTGGTCAGCCGTCAGAACGGTATGCCGATCACACTCGCCCGGTTCGCCGAGGGTGACGCTCCGGTGCAGTTGTTGCGCTACTACTCCGATCTGATCCGTTCGTCGTCGGTCGAAGAAGTTCGTCAGAGCCTTTCCAGCGCCGGTACGACGATCGTTCGCAAGGAACCCGTCGGTGTTGTGGCCGCGATTGCACCGTGGAACTACCCGGCCATCCTGTCGATGTTCAAGATCGCCCCAGCGCTCGCTGCTGGTTGCACGGTAGTGCTCAAGCCTTCTCCCGAAACGACACTCGACTCCTACCTGTTGGCGGAAGCAGCTGTCGAAGCCGGCTTGCCTCCCGGAGTTCTCAATGTCGTGACCGGCGGCCCAGACATCGGTCAGTACCTGGTTGCCCACCCTGGCGTCTCCAAGGTTGCGTTTACCGGTTCGACGCCCGCGGGTAGGCACATCGGTCGCGTGTGCGGTGAGCTTCTGCGTCCGGTCACTCTCGAACTGGGCGGAAAGTCAGCCGCTCTGATCCTCGACGATGCCGACATCGAGACAACGGTGGCGGGCCTGGCCACGGCGTCCCTGCTGAACAGTGGCCAGACGTGCTACATGTCGACGCGAATTCTTGCCCCGGCGCATCGCTACTCCGAATTCCTCGATGCGGTGACCGCAATGGCGGCGTCGCTGCCGATCGGTGACCCCGCTGACGCCGATACCTTTGTCGGCCCCCTGGTAAGCGAGCGTCAGTACAAGCGAGTTCTGTCGATGATCGATGCGGGAAGTGCGGAGGGTGCAACGGTCACGACCGGCGGCAAGCGTCCGGCTCACCTCGATCGTGGATGGTTCGTGGAGCCGACAGTATTCGGCAATCTGAGTAACGACGCGAACATCGCGAAGGAAGAAGTGTTCGGTCCGGTTCTGACCGTGATTCCCTACAGCGAGGAAGCCGACGCAATCGCATTGGCCAACGATTCCGAGTACGGGCTCGGCGGCACGGTGTGGACTGCCGACCGTGATCGAGGAATCGACGTGGCCCGGAAGGTGGAATCAGGGTCCTTCGGAGTGAATACCTATGGCCTGGACTGGGGTTCGCCGTTCGGTGGGGTCAAGGCCAGCGGTGTAGGCCGTGAATTGGGACCGGAAGGGCTCGCGTCGTACTACAGCCTCAAATCGATCTTCTTGCCGGAGTAG
- a CDS encoding SDR family NAD(P)-dependent oxidoreductase gives MGKLDGRVAVVTGAGMGIGRGVAGAFAREGASVLVAEIDEAAGLETAQWLRDEWGAEAEFIRTDVTDKAQVVAMVDKAVERFGRLDILVNNAWRTFGFARLEKMTDEQLRGGFDMAVMAAFWAMQAALPELERHGTGRVINMCSLNGVNAHMYSVQYNAAKEALRTLTRTAAREWAPRQVNCNVICPGAQSAAYKRVAEANPENVAVMAAQNPMGRIGDPLDDIGPVAAFLASDDSRYVTGNTLFVDGGGHINGVQWAPTVD, from the coding sequence GTGGGGAAGCTCGACGGACGTGTAGCAGTTGTCACCGGCGCCGGCATGGGAATCGGGCGTGGTGTGGCAGGTGCCTTCGCGCGTGAAGGCGCGTCGGTGCTGGTGGCCGAGATCGACGAGGCAGCCGGCCTCGAGACTGCCCAGTGGTTGCGCGACGAGTGGGGCGCGGAAGCGGAATTCATCCGCACCGACGTCACCGACAAAGCTCAGGTTGTTGCCATGGTCGACAAGGCCGTCGAGCGGTTCGGACGTCTCGACATTCTGGTCAACAACGCTTGGCGGACTTTCGGTTTCGCTCGGCTCGAGAAGATGACAGACGAGCAGTTGCGCGGCGGTTTCGACATGGCAGTGATGGCAGCTTTCTGGGCCATGCAGGCTGCGTTGCCTGAACTCGAGCGTCACGGCACGGGCCGAGTGATCAACATGTGCAGTCTCAACGGCGTGAATGCTCACATGTACTCGGTGCAGTACAACGCGGCCAAGGAAGCGCTGCGGACACTCACGCGGACCGCAGCTCGCGAGTGGGCTCCCAGACAAGTCAATTGCAATGTCATCTGCCCCGGTGCGCAGAGTGCGGCGTACAAGCGTGTCGCCGAAGCCAACCCGGAGAACGTGGCTGTCATGGCGGCGCAGAACCCGATGGGGCGGATCGGCGATCCCCTCGACGACATCGGCCCCGTTGCCGCTTTCCTGGCAAGTGACGACAGTCGCTACGTCACGGGAAATACCCTCTTCGTCGACGGTGGTGGGCACATCAACGGTGTGCAGTGGGCACCTACCGTGGACTGA